A stretch of DNA from Montipora foliosa isolate CH-2021 chromosome 4, ASM3666993v2, whole genome shotgun sequence:
TACGTTACGTGCTCGTGAAAGTTTTTGAATCCGCAGAGAAAAAGTAGCGATTAAATAAATaaccggatacgtgtggacgaggccttagtatgtttttaatattttgccggttaatctcagcctggaagttcttataaaaaagagcGAAAATATCGTGTGGCGCGAACAAGTTTTTCTTTGAAAGTGATAGAATATACTGAGGATATTATATGACCGCCCAGGGATTTTTCTTTCAATCAGTCTTCCAGTGCTGATGGTGTCTCTAACGAGAGAACGATATCATATCCGGCAGGAAAAGATAAATTTCGTCCCGgcaatgttctgtttattatatagatcaGTGGGTTATCAGGAATGTTTTACGTGTCAAATAAAGAACTAAATTCGATTTTTACCAAGTTTTGACCTAAGAAgcagcaaatttagcatgacagtgcttCAATACGCTTTGATGACTGAGGGCTAGCGCTCTAAAAACGTCATCTCACAaatcttcttttattttcattaaactcttttttttttttttataagaatctATTTTATAAGATTAATATCTAAGCTGAAAATTgggaaattttaagaatattttaagaataaacccGAAGCTGAGATTTGGAAAAGAAGATAATTTTGTGTGGCGCAAATTTGTAAATACAATATATGTTTTAAACTAAACCGTATAAAACTCTTTCCTTTTCTAAAGGACAAAGCTGgccaaaaacataaaaacaaaagaagcacCACTACGAGCCTGATGTTTCGATGCTAATAGCATTTCTGTTATATCAGGCTTTGTTAAATGGCTCTATCTTACAAGGACTGGTAACtaccaaattcacgaatttgattggctgaaatcgatattgaccgcggtctaggttttcccatctagaccggcatctagaccggtaatgtttagcggtaaaaaagttgcaaactaaaatgcaaaaatattgagtattttcatCTACCAATATTTATATATGGGAGTGCTAAAACgcatgatgagaaaaaaaagctaaggaggacgagcaaactttggcagaattaaggacggtgcctactgttaTTGCctatacgttctgcgcatctcgagatactcggatttcctatcggcggtgcttattaatacagggatatttttgcgcggttcaaaagtATGCGGtgaaagcagaacttagtaattgctcttggtatccaaaaagagaattgggggtaaccatgcttttttcagagataattaagtttcaatttggcaaagaacgccatacattgctttgtattttacagctttttacaaatattgttgattaattatcttccaaaaatgcgtggtttccTCCAATTTctatttggatttcaataatacttccCCGCATATTCaggaaaccgcgcaaaaataccttagtaggcaccgtccttaagttcagctcatcgccactcatcgccgttcgcaagcaaaatgtcagtcaaTCCGGGCCATAACATTTCTGGATATCGGTTTCGGgctttgtgattggttgagatcaaaaccaaaacaaaataaatttgaccCAGAGGTAATGAAAACAAGAAgaagctgattttttttttggcggccGTGTTGTAATGCGGCCGTAAGCCATTCTGTTGGCCTGCATGTTGATCTGAAATTCACAGCAACATaagcttaaggaggctcgagaGGGTTTTGTTGTTGCTAtggtgtttgtgaaacgatgaaagataccaaagaaggatatttcattgAGTAgacaaactataaatatctttgcaactctagtGTTGGTCAATACTTtcagggcacttatgacgtcatatcgtttaccatggcaacacgccaggtccacaaaaaggccctctaaacttcagtttttgaaaattatcagaaaaactaagtcggtgacctaccgtttttatttctttgttggaaatctccctaaatccTTTAACTTATTTAAGAGTGTcacaaaaagttatctagtagaatttaagatacatcgaaaaatggcgttttatagtttacaacttttttcatttaaagtgccatcgtgaatgatacgtgcatgcaaaatatcaagataggtcaccgcgcaaaatttcgagatagagacaatttttttccgcacGTTTTAATTCCGGTTCGCGctattttacgccgtattttcacttccggtgtgttgcacgtactacttttgatagaaatttgattcattcagctgacgctTGCTTCTaagttatggcgtgtgtaggttactcgcacgcgcagctaaaaaccctttcgagcctccttaaaggtGCGATATAAATAATTGGACTTTAACTTTAAAATGCCCGGCCACAACATATGGTTAAAATTTACGGTTTACACGACACTCCAATAGATCTGAACAAAGGGAATCGGCCTAGTAGTTTGCACATTAACAGACTTTCAACTTTCGTGCACTCGAGCAAAAACCTCGTACACTCGACTGGAATTTTGAATTGGAAGCAAATTTATTCTAGTTTTTGGAAAGATATTTTTTATGAATCCAACAAAATGTTAcattcctgaaaacttcctcaATCGAGACCTTTGCAGCAAGCACCTTCACCCGACTTTTCATCTGAATTTCTCTGTCTTGTCACCTCGACTGATCGCAATCAATTCTTTGCTTGTTGTGCGTATTTGTTTGTCGTCTGCAATTTTGCAAGGGTTCATGGGATATGGTTACGGAGCAAAGTCACTAGGGCTCGAACAAGAGTAATGAATGAGTGCAGCGTGATCGAGTGGTTGGGGCGTtcggtttgcatgcggctgctccgggttcaaatcccgttctaacctctggttaggatttgtttccggttgtcccggattcaactctatcACGCTTTGTaagtagccaactggttgcctcccgccagttggggttcttaataatgtttctgttaactttgaattgtttctttcacattgttaaaagtggggtgcctgtaaactagcttgatagctaagctaagtgcactttcactataaacaaagcatttacaagcatttacatttacatagTCTCTATGGGAGAATTTCGGtgtgtactcacgacctcggtcaagattttCCCACACAGGCCTCTGCTCGAttaataagagctaattatTGCCTGCAGTCTAGCTCCAAAATTACTTCAACGCCAACAATGTAACACGATCATTTCTAGACACCAAACTATATTGTAATTGAACCCCCAATTCGTTCTAAAATGGAAATGTCATACGCTGCAACTGAATCTAAGAATATACACAAGTTGTATTTTCAGCCTAAAGCCTgcaaaaaataagaatattcagcctgGGCCGGGAAAACAAtattcttattaaaaaaaaaaaaaaaaatgagtgcAATTCGTTTGACAAAACTgatttttccaagttttccTGTAAGCCCCGCCTACACGTTATAACATTGTTAGAAGAATACGTCCCAACATTGTTATTATAAGAACGCTTCTATCAATGCTGAATATGGAAACACGTCACTTTAGTCTTTGCAATAAAACACTGTATGTTGAagaaaatgtttgatcaaaagcttAACATTCTTCCAACCAAAAAAACACGTCtaacattgttgatccaacaaatgttttataACAATGTTTAAACGTGTATCCGGGGCTTTTACATCATTACGGCCGTGCGTTCTAGACTTTCTTTTACTCAACATGGCCttagtgtttttttgtttcaggagAAAGTTTCCTCTTGAAGTATTATGGCAACTTTGATGAGCTTGATGCCATAAGTCTCATCTTTTTCATCCCTGTAGACTTCCAGTGTGAGTCCTTTGCTAATATCCAATGATCTCAGATACTGTGCCTCCTTCAGATAACCTGCAGCTTGCGCAGTGTAGCAATAAGCTATGCCTTCGTTTACTTTAAAAGTGAGTTTAAATCGGCCAGGGTAGAAGGCTCTTTGACTTGTGGGTAATAGTGGTGAGGAAAAATCTCGAAATATTCGGGACCCTAAAACATATCCGGGTTTGCCCTCCACCTCTATGCAGGGGGTAAAGCTATTGTAATTGGTGGTATCGAGAAGGAATATACCCAGAAAATTGTCTCCGTCTGACAATCCAAACATCAAATCACTATCTCGTCCTGTAGCGAGTTCCACATCATTTGCAACGGTCATTTCAATTGTTACCGGAGCGGATTTTTCAAACTCTCCAGGAGGAATCAAGGGAATTTTGAGAAGAGCTTCATTATTGACTGTGCTTGAGTCTGGCTTAAAAGTGATCTGGTTACTAGAAGTTGGATCTGTCTGAGTGCTGCTGATGAAGGTCGCATGCGCACGTATGGAAGTAGGAGCCATGGTCTGATAGTAAATTACTTTTCCCTTTGGAGGTAAAAGGTAAATCATTGATAGTTACATAGGATGAAGCCGAATGTGATTAGATGAATCATACGATAGAAACTTGATAACCGGGTAAGGTATTTGTAGTTTTTTTTGGATAACACTATTTGCACCACAGAAATATGGTAATCGAATATGACAAATGAGGTCGTTGTGAACATATAAGGAAAATGtacgcaagaaaaaaaaaaggaaaacaaatatgCACGCTGGACTTTCTTGTTAACCTGTAAATGCCCCGCAGGAGAAGAAATCAAAAACTTAGTTGAAAAAGCATCAGCTCTGACGTTTGGATAAAATGTTTGTAGATGTGAACGTAGAAATTGGATTAAAAGAGGTAATTTCTTCGCTTGCCAACTGTTACACCATGTACATAGGTTGCTTTCATGATATTACTATTTTACTATTTGCATAGAACTTTAACTAACAACGTTAACCCAGAAATTGCTTTTTACGCAACACAAATCAATGCGTCGTGACTCACAGAAAAATGACGGTCCGTCGAAGTTATAAACCACATAGAAAACCCCAGTTGCAATCCATTTTGATCTTTTCCAATTTTGCCTTTCCCTCCCTCCAGTTGTGcttgctgttttattcaaaccttcccTCAATAGTTGCAATTGGTAACTCAGCTGGAGTTACAAACTCTTTGATTTTTCGCTTTCGATGAACGACAGGCTCCTTCAGTCGAGacatttaacaataatattgataGGTGACGTTTCTGTTATCTTTGTCATGGTAATGGTTGCGGAAAAACTAAAAACCCGTGACTTTTCAGAAATGTCGTAATATGGCAcgaagagctattcgtatttaactTTTGGCGACTTTCAGAGGACaacgtctccaaacttgaaaaaaactagcaaattttttcaagtttcaatccatttccatcccctCCATTCCTCGctgcaaataacaaagaaaagctTCAGTGCACTTAAATGGCCATTGGCAACAAAAATACAGCATTATGTTTTGGTCCACATTGATGCAAAGATGTTatgaattttgatcaaatagCGTGACAATGCCCCTTTAAAAACGTGCAAATACGTTTATTTACACCGAGATCAAATCGTGGAATTGCCTGATCGTAACGACCGAagaaatgttctccacaatttTGGAGGAAATTATTTACGCGCTGTAACAATCTTTAAAATGCGAAGTTGTTTTCAACCAGCACACAACATACCTGGTACGAGTCGCAGTGCGGAACTGCTGGATCACAAAGTCTGATGCCAGTTACGCGAGGTACACTACTGGCGACTCGCTTTGTAACGTTAACTGCACCTGTTGAGCCAATCCTAAACCGAAAAATATAAGTGAACATAACAGAATTTTCCTGGATATATCTATTTGCCATGTAATCTATCTAGAAATGGAAAAGGGCCTACaaaaggacaaagaaaagtCTTGATAAGGTTGGGAACCGACCCCGCGACCTATAGGGCTTACATCTGCCGTCGccgaggacagagaaaaactctcatAAGGGTGACCAAAAAAGCCTCTGGACCGGACTGATAGCCATGGTTTCATGACAGCCTGTAGCCTTCTGCTAACTGCTCTTAACCGTCACTGATCATGAAATCAATATTATCCTGAATACCCCTTGATATTGCTTTAAAGTTAGTAGAAAATTCATACTGTGATAAAGCAATAGACGGAAGTCTAGTTAACCAACATATTTGTTTACCATAAGGAATAAAACTATTTGCCGAATTTATTGCTGAGATGGACTTACTTGTGGCTGAAAGTCAGTAAGCAAAGACTaataacaacaaacaacttcataGCGGAATTAAAATCTGCCGGTTGACTTGCTGCTGAAAAGCTCAGATCTCCATAAGTGATCAGCTGGTTTGTGGCCGAGAAAATGGAAAAGCCAGATTTTGTACTATCCCATTCAGGCTA
This window harbors:
- the LOC138000391 gene encoding uncharacterized protein isoform X1, translating into MKLFVVISLCLLTFSHKIGSTGAVNVTKRVASSVPRVTGIRLCDPAVPHCDSYQGKVIYYQTMAPTSIRAHATFISSTQTDPTSSNQITFKPDSSTVNNEALLKIPLIPPGEFEKSAPVTIEMTVANDVELATGRDSDLMFGLSDGDNFLGIFLLDTTNYNSFTPCIEVEGKPGYVLGSRIFRDFSSPLLPTSQRAFYPGRFKLTFKVNEGIAYCYTAQAAGYLKEAQYLRSLDISKGLTLEVYRDEKDETYGIKLIKVAIILQEETFS
- the LOC138000391 gene encoding uncharacterized protein isoform X5, with protein sequence MWFITSTDRHFSGKVIYYQTMAPTSIRAHATFISSTQTDPTSSNQITFKPDSSTVNNEALLKIPLIPPGEFEKSAPVTIEMTVANDVELATGRDSDLMFGLSDGDNFLGIFLLDTTNYNSFTPCIEVEGKPGYVLGSRIFRDFSSPLLPTSQRAFYPGRFKLTFKVNEGIAYCYTAQAAGYLKEAQYLRSLDISKGLTLEVYRDEKDETYGIKLIKVAIILQEETFS